From the genome of Takifugu rubripes chromosome 10, fTakRub1.2, whole genome shotgun sequence:
AAATTATTCAAATCGTGGTATTGACAGCATTAAAGTGTACAAACACAAGCCTTCATGTCTGCACTTGTTGTAACGCAAGAGTTTCAGACTATTTCATCCACTGCCTACTTCGTATTTAAAATACTGCCTGATGGTTTATGGGCATGCACCTAAAACTACTGTATTGACTCTGTCACCAACAGCTGAGAAAAGACAGTTGCTCCACAGTAATAAGCTACACATGAAAATAAAGTTGTCCACCTTCTTTTCaacaaataaatctcccatatTGCCCTTCTGTAGCATCTGGCTGAAACATCTGTCTGGGTTCAGACATCAATTGACAGACTCACCAGAGAAACATATATTTGTGATGAGTCTGTTTCTACATCTGGGCAGGTTTGCGAGCCAAAACAGGAGACATTCTGCTGCCAGACTCGTGTGGTGAGGACGTCGTGCTATGCATTTTCGCGAACTTAGACATGTCTAGTTTGCTTTAATGGAGGAGCTCTTTAACTGAGAGCATAAGGTACAATATCAACAAGACGCTGGTAAATGAAGCCAAAGCTGTGCTGATTTCAGTGGGTGGATCCTTCTACAGTATCATATACTGCATGCTCCAAATGCAAGTATGAAGTCAGTAAACACCCCAATACAGGACTAACTGTCTGAACTGGACCACCACAACAATTAAATAAAGCTGGTGTGATTTGTTGATCCACCGAAATATGAAAAGTAAAAGGCttgtaaaaagaaaactacACAGTGGCATGCTGACATCTCAAGATGGATAACCGGCTATGCTGCACAATTTTCTTTCCAACTTCTGCTTTCAACcctgaaataaatcaaaaggcCTTGCGGCGGCGAGGGGGGTGGTGTTGTGGTAACTCCGATGTTTAGCTTGCCAAGCGTTCATCCAGCAGACATCCTAACAGGCCAGACTGCTCTGCTGTGGTTCCCGACTGATTTTGattccatatttttttttaaagaaaagagaatAACTATAGGGTGAGTGAGCATGGTGAAAGAGTCAAGAGTCAAGAGACAGGTTCTGTCATTTAATGGATTGCTGAACAGAGCGCAGGTACCAGCCAGCAGCCTCGATGGGCCTGTTGGCGATACGGCCCGTCCACATGGCTGACAGACAACTGTCAGAATTTAACAGGCATAAACACAGAGATCTGTCCTCTACTCGAGCAGGTTGCATTTGTGACTGTTACAGCACTTGGTTCACAGAAATGCAGGGCTATTCTTCAAGTCATTGTGATTTCATAAGAACATTCAtatgaattatttttaaaactgcCAATTCGCCCGAGAATTTGCCCATTTCTACGCCCGATAAGAAGTTTTACAGTTATCAACAGATCTGTCATCACATTAAAGGTTTTTTCTGGTGTCAAAATGGATATAGGCAGTAAATATTTCATTAGTACCATCAAAAGAACCATATTATCAATCATTTGGTGTCAAAATAAATGGAATGGAAATAGTTCCAGGActatttttgatttttgaaaCTGatgaaaattatttttttatgtttttatagtaggcctttttaaaattctgacaCTGAAGCACCATCTCATGCACAGGATCTCACTTTCCCCCCTCTGGTTGGTGCGTAATGCGTTACTCACCTATTGTTGCTGCTTGGTCTGGGTCAAAAGTGTCATCGGTGAATCTCAGGAGGAGGCTGTTGACAGTAAAAGGGAATAATTACAGTCAGATTTAGATGAGTCACCACCAGCACACCAACAACTGGTCTCCATATGGGCTGAGCTAGGTTTTACTATGGATTCAAGTTTCTATTTGTCCTATTCCCGCAACCTGCCGTGTAGCATGGGCAGGCTTATCAAAATCTCTGACTTGCTATTTTTCTATTGATTGATTTTGTCATTTACTTGCATTACACATAAATGCTGCAGATGACATCACTTCTAGATTGCAGTCAGGAGGACAGGGTTCGTTTCTTAACTCTGACTAATCAAGTGCACAGGCCATAATCAGGACACTGATGAGGAGTTAAGCTCATTTCTTAAGGCTGGCCCAAGTTTAATtctcctttttcccctcctgggCTATCAGAGGGGATGCTGGACAACCGAGCTGATGAGCCATACTTGAAGAACCAATTTAGAAATATGTTCTGCTCCGAAAGTGGTAAAATGAAAGGTAAAATGAAACGGGGGTATTTCTGCCAGAGAGACATCTCTGTCCTCGTTACTGAAGGTTGTATGGAACCAAACTACAAatccaaactaaaaaaaaaccagacaGGATACAATAAtaacatttgaaattaaatctTGATTTCAATGAGTTTATtgaattgaatttttttttttttataataataCAAAATTGCTTTCTGGAAACACGACCTTGGTTATGACAATACACAGTCAATTTACAACCAGCCGGCAAACACAGTTCTGCTCTGGAAGTATAAACAACTTCTATGATATGATGTTCCTAAAAATTCTGTTAATATAGAGAAGTCATCATTTAAGCATTCTGTTATTTCGAGAATCTCCGGCTTTGTCATTAGTTTGTGTTACAGGCTGATTATTTGTGAAAAGGCTTGGTGCACGCTTTGGCCAGCTCGTTCCCTCTGTACCTGGCCACGACCGTGGAAGACACGCTGTGCTTGATACGACACTCTGCGATGTGATGGTTGATGGCTCGGGCCGGCTGTCAGAATTCTTTCATGCAGTCTGGACCACAGTCGTAGAGAACTCACCAAGCTCTCTGCTGGCATGCTGCATATTATAAACTGCCAGACTAATGTTGGTAAAAGGGATTATAGTCTGTTTTGTATATTATGCTGCTTTGTGGTTTCTAACGAGGACCTCTGATTACCACATAATGGAATAATCAACTGTATGGCAAAAGCAATACAGAGTCCTATAGAGGCCAAGAACCTCGTTTCCGCCAAGACCTGAAAATGAGCGATCCCacgttggtgtgtgtgcgtgtgtgtgtgcgcgcgcgtacCATCTGATCTCTGTGAAAGCAACTCAACCAagcagtaaataaataaagcaaattaAATTGCCGGAGAGTCAAGGTGAGTTTCTCTAGTAAGAATCATTATTCATCGTGCCTCAGACAGAAGTCCGCGCATTTGGAGGTGAATCTAGACGGCTACAAAGGAGATTGCGACATCTCCAAACAGCTGTTGTGAATGGCGATGACGTAAGACTGGACTGCTGTCAGCTAGCAGAGGCTAACGGTGCTGACGACTCAAGCCTTGTATCGTATTTTTGTTGAtgaatgtcttttattttttgtaaataaGGCACATTGTACTCATTGATTTGCCTATGTATGTTAAATGTGCCGTATCGATTGTAAACTAATATAATTTAGGTGACTGCTAAGCTAACACTAACTAGCTAACGTAGCCACGACATCAGTTTTATTGAAGGATTTCTTCTTACCTGGACTTCCCAACACCACTTTCCCCTATTATCAATATTTTCAACGTTGTCAGTATGTCGTCCTCCATTTGTCCCTGAAGGTAAGTTGCGTTCTACTCGATAAACAGCCAGAAGAGCCCTAAAGTCATGCGTTGCAGAGTACCTTGTTTACTGTACGCCTTGTACAGATAGTTCAATGCTGTGAGAGGTCCCACTCTAAGCGTTTCCggtctgactttttttttaaacccatttCCGCTTGTTTAAATCGACACCGAACTCTATTTTCACAGAATGATATATGTTCCGAGCTAAAATGCATTGTTTTAAACGAATGTTTTTATACAATACAAAAACGTATGTAATTTTGAGTCCGTAGTTCGTAATGCAGATGTAATTGGAAAATATCACGTTGCTGCCGCCTGTGTTACGTAACACCTGGAAACTGCACACGATCACCACATGGTCCAAATATGTTTATTCTTTTACATACCACTGCAATTATGAAGCGTGACGCAAACTCATTTGCATTAAGTTTGCTTTATTATAATCCAGCAGCAAAAATGCACACTGAAAATTCTACTGTATTAAATGTTTACTCGTGCCTGGCTGAAAGtacaaaattaaattaatgtcatttttttaaaattcacctCTCAGgcttaacattaacattaaagatAGTTCATTGTAGTCCTTCAAACACCGATTCCTTATGCTTAATTATGATTCTTTTaccaaaaaatgaaaataatcaaaCAGTACCACCAcattgttgtattttatttaataaataaccCATAAACAGTATTGGATATTGAAATAAAGGCATTTGTAAAAACAATACTCTAAAGGTATTAACTACTTCAGAGGCATTTATTGGGTGTGAAAGCATTTCATTTCAGAGGTGATATTTGACAGAGTTAAATACTATTTATGACACAATCTAAAAAATACAATAACTCACAAATTGGATTTACACAAATGAGTTCATGGAACACAGCACACATTTGGTGTTTTTGATAAACACAGGAAAGGACCTGAGAGTGAGTAATCAAGGTACTGCAGGTGGAAAATGCTACAATTTATCATCCAAAAAGCATTTCCATGGCTTCTCTACAAATATGATCCTTATTTTGTTGCAAAGCTCTAAAAATCTTTTGGGGACAATGATCTTAAATCTCATGCTCAGCATGgtggttgtttttaatttttacatTTGAACTTTAAACTCTTCTTAAACCGCAACTTATAAAATGTACAAATCTCTTGATTGTTCAGCATTACCACAATTCCATAATTTCAACAAGTGGTATACAATCCCTTCATGATTGCAGATCAATAACTCTGATGATAGACAGTCTGATACCTATAGATCGATAGAacattttcttaaaatatttttacctttttaatACTCAGTACAGTAAAGTCTCAAATATCAGATGTTTCTCAACTGACTTTCAGAACTACACTTACAACTACTGCATAATGCACTTTGATTCAAGAGAACTGTCCATTCCAGGATGAATATTCATATTCAAAGCATCCTATTGCAGTTGTcttttgaatatatatatacacacacatactgacAATAAGATGATACAGGTGATAATTTACATATAAAAGTCAGGCCCTGTCTGAAACACGCAGGAAGTCAGTGCACGGAGACAAATTAGAAGAGTGAAAACAGACATGTCTGCCACAGATACAGAAGGGGACTACatgttatatatatattgtgtgtATACCTTAAAGAGGTCTAGTTGTATTCTGCTCTCTACTGTGATGAGAAAAGCTAAATCTTTCTTTCATACCAGTTCTGTGATTAACTAGCACCTTCTTTTTCTCACATTTAAATATGCAATGTGAAAGGATACACACACAGTATACTTTACATCTGAATCACGACAAATGCACAGAAATAGGAAGCAGAAATTTCACAAATGTGGTGGCAGAATGGTAAGCTACAATGAGCGAGCAACAAGATAAGACAGAATTCCCACGGCATGTTCCTATTCCTCTTAAAGTCCAAAGCCGGGGGTGAATACTCTGGCTGGCAGACAAAAGTTAATCAAAAACTGCGAAATCAACACTTTCCTTCATATTTGGGATTCACCACAGTGGTGACAGCACTTTTGTAGATGGGATTTTCACCctggaaaagagaaaatgaatttaattagTTTCACTAGaggcaaaaaacatttttgtagaGTTTTTGAAGCATAACACACCTCTTCACACTGGGTCACCAGTGAGCACACAGCCATGCTGCTCTGGCTAATACCCAGGTAGAAATTAAGCTCCAAATCAATTTACTAGATACCCTACTGAAATCTGGATTGGTTTGCTCACAGCACACTCATGCATCCAACTACATCTGAAAGcttgaaaaatgtttttatcgGACTGGATGATATTTTGAGAAAGCAAGAATTAGGAGAAAGcaagacacacacagttcatGCAGGAAACTAGagtggaaaggaaaagaaatacaAACTTAAAGGACAGCAGCTTTACGTCCATAACTGGGGTTCTGGAACTGATTGATAGGACTCTTGTATATGGGATTTTCTTGCTACAGGCAAAGAATGACAGAGAAATTCAAGCGGCAACAAAACAGAATTGTTAAAGAataaagagggagagagcatgACTGAGACAGAAGATAAATGACATGGAGATTTTCTTGTTCATCAGTTTCATCAGTccgatgaaaataaaatgtaacaCTCCAACAATGAACAGTGATGGTGAAATAAAACTACATGAACATATCATtgatgtggaaaatgtgagACACCAATCCGCAAATGTAAGGAAGGGAACATTTTAAGTTGCAAAAAAGTAAAATTCCTCAAAACTCTATTTGAGTGCTCTACATGCGTGTCTGTTTCTCTGCTGAAGTGGTGGTTCCGACTCATAAGATCAGATCCCTCACCTTAACTCTACTTGGTTTGATTTTGAGGAAACTCAAATTAGATTAACTAATTGTGTCctttttcatgaaatgaaagGAATGTGTAGTTATAAGCTGCCCTGCTTATGAGAGAAAGAGATCCTCTTCCCTAATTGGTAGCTCTGCATCTTAGACAGGAGGTAAGATATGATTCCACCACTAGGCGGAGACACCTCATTGTACCTGAATTTAGACGGAACTGTGGCATGTTTTTGttggctgatgctgctcagggaaGGAAAGTGGAGCTCTGCTCAATCTTCAACAAAATATTTAACTGTGGTGAACATTCCAAAAAAGTACACTTATGGCTTCATTTATCTCTTAATTCTGAGTGGCATTTAAAAGCAACACACTTTCATTGCTGCAGCTGTAAGCCTAAACAAGAATTTGGACACTTTATTATGATTTCAGGTGACATCTGCAAACCTCATCTACAGTTTGGAACAATAAATTCCTGGAGAGACGCTACCAAGCAAAACAAGctgttttccacatttaaatgaCAGCCAGAAATCAAAAGCACTTATCCTGCTCGTGTCAGAGCACGGGGCTGCACTCACTGTATCCCATTTGGCGttcatcttctccttctcaAATTTGGCAAACTCTCGTCTGTCGTGGATGATCATCAGCAGTTTCCAGATAAGAAGCAAGGCTAAGCCGATCAGGACGATGCCGGCAACCACGCCCGCCACAATTGGGATAATATCAGGACCAGCGGGACAGTCTAAAACCAGGCAGTAGAGTGTTTAGGCAGCTCACAATAACACTACCATGGGGATGATATATCACACTGCTTATACAGtatgtaaaaacacaaatgctcTATTTTTGCAGTGTAGCCACCACAGCCCCTGTAATTAGGTTCCAATGCAACAGAAAACCCTCCACACCCAGGTCCATGCAAACCCAGTTTGTGTCCTTACCCAGACTGTCGACCACATGGACCTCCTTCACTGTGTTGTTGTTGACGGCGTAGGTGTAGTAGAACCAGCAGTCGTTGGCGTCCCTCTCCTTGCAGTGCATCACGGGGTACGCAGCGTCGTTGGGTTGCGGTAGCTTGTCCCGGTCCTTCACTTTGATCAGAGTGAAGTAACTGCAGTCTTTCTCGCATGTGTCCTTCTTCTCACCGGTGCCGAACGTCCGGCACTGGACACACTCTCTGAAGGACGGGGGCATGTAAACAGTGAGGTTCATTCTGGTATCAACACGATCCTTTGGGCATTCTGATTTAAagtttttaatttcatttaggTTAAAATAACCATTAGAATTAGCCGAATATGGGAATGAGGGCATCACATCCACACTGCTTACTTGTGTTCAGTACACACTCCTGGACAGGTAGGGCAGATCTCACAGGTGGGACCCTGGAATTTGGGGTCAGTGCACTTGCAGATGCCACAGTCACACGTGCCCCTGCCATTGCAAATCTGCTTGTTGCTGGCCATACATGTGGTGTTATCCAGTGAGCAATCACAGGCGCTTCCAGCCCACATCAGATCACAGACACAAACTCTGCATTCACAGCGTCCGTgccctgaaaaaaaaagattaaaagctTTCTAGTTGTTCAAGAGTCCATTTATGCTTCTGCATCTGCCCAGGGGCCTACATTCACCTCCACACAGTTTGTTGCCGGAGCGATCACAGCTGAAGTTGTCACACTCGCAGAACTGGCCGCTGTATCTCTCCTCGGGGTTGTCCCTGTTCTTGCATTCACATGTGCCACATACACAGTCACCGCTGTTGCTGCAAATGTCAGTCGTGTTGTCTTTACGGCACGTTCGGTCCATATCTTCCGTGGCGACGTCATTGCTGCTGCATTCGCACTCTCTCCCCACGTGTCCATCCTCACACCTGAGAAAGAAGAAGTTGCTTAGACCAGTTTCTCAAAACTGAGGAATTTCATTGTCGTCCAATCACGGACTTACCTGCAGTCTCCACACTCATAGGTGCCGTTACTGTGGCAGAGGGGACTCTTGTTGATGCCGACCTTCTGGCAGTCGCAGCCGCAGATAAAGTTGAGCGTGATCTCCAACTCTTCAGTAAATCCCAGGGGCTTAATCTTAATGGTGTCAGACATTCCTTCATTAGGGCAGCCCTTTGATGTCACACTGATGCTAAAGGTAaccttaaaaaacagaaaagagcaaATGTAGCTTTATCTTATTGATAAAGATCGACaggtgaaaaagaaaagaaaagcagataaTAAATGTTCAGGTCTTTCAAGATCTATTATAACACTTCATAATGGCTCAGTGTTTGATCAATTCCTCTTATCAGTCTTGATTTAACAAGTGAAAAGTTACTCTCAGCAACTCAGCTGTATGCATTTTAGCACCATTTCATGTTTTCCATAATGCAGGCCTCAATTGCAGGTGACGTTTTTGTATAAAAGGAGTAAATTTGATGTGTTGTTCCTCTCAATAATACTGAAAAtccattgtttttattatattatttaagTGAGGGTGTAGCTCAGCTTTGGTGAGATTTCACTACCAAATGCAACTTTGATTTTGAATGTGTTGCttgaattattttctgtattctGATTCCGCGATCAAATATCAGTATATAAATGTGCATTAAAGCCGAAATATGTCTTTAGGCAATCCTCACTTCATCTCCAATGGAGATGTTGGAGCATTTTCGTCCATTTTCGCCTCCGTTGACCACTCCATTCTTACAGCGGGATGTGTATGTTATGGTCACACCTGAGGGAAGCTTGCTGTTCTCCAGAATAACTTCAGATGAAAGCGACTGCAAACACCAACAGAAAATGTTGTTTAatagcaacattagcaacaaATATGGCTTATTAGAACATGGAAAAAACCTGTAGTAGCTCTCAACAAAAGTTAAGCTATATAATGTCTAAGTTTCCACAATGCTACCAAGTCCACAAGTTGAATATTATCTGTGTGTAAATACAACTTCTGAAATGTCATCTCACCACTGTACTTACATTGTAAGCATCTATAATAAGGTTGATTACATTGCTTGAGTTGGCAGACAGAGTCCCTACTGCAGACTTTGGTATGAGATTTTTCAGCTCctgaagagagaaaaaataaagttCTGCTGACCCAATGACAGAAACAGCATTTCTGTTGGGCATCAGATGAATGCCTTTTTAAGAATAACCACAGACTTTAACAACTTCATTCCACGTTAAAATGAGATTGAGCTCACATACCGGTAGTTAAAGTTAATTAAACTCAGATGAAGGAGGGTTACAAATGGCCTGAAGAGCAACAACGTCACAGAGGGAAGTAATTATAGTATAAGAGAGGATGCGACCATAACTCGCAGCACATGTTGGCCCAAGCGCATGTTTTCACACATGGCAAATCCTTAGAACACCCACATTAACAGTgaatgaggaagaaaagaaggaatgTATAGTATCAGATAGTAGCAGCACTCACCTGATAAACAGGCTGAAACTCCTCCGTCACTGCAAAGATGGTCTGGATGTTGTTGTCACTCAGTTTTTGAACCAGGTGAGCAATGGAGGGATAGTCCTTTGAAAAGGAGACGGGCAACTCGTTCAACATTGCTCACATCTTAAACTGTTCACGTAACAAAACAGCCCCGAGCTACTTACATAATAGTGGCTCATTGTGTAGACGTTATCCTCCAAGTGACATTTCCCATCATTGGGCAGGACAATGCCACCTAGTTTGCCATCACCGGCAAAGTGGAACCCAGCATCAGTGGAGAAAACCAGCAGACGGGTCACATCCCTCCAACCGATCAGGTTCTAAAAGATCCGTGAGAAATACAAAGCATAAGGAATGTGAATCAAGATATTCTTCTGTAATTCAGCCAAATACCATCATTAAAATGAGAACAAAGATCTTAATTCCTCTATAAACACATACTCTATGGAGCAGCTGTGTTTTCCAAAGGAAAGGATTCAATCCTGTCTGAAATGAGAACTTTAGCTATCCTGAATACTCCCCACCGGATGGGCTGCTAAGAAAGTACAAGCAAACACTGTTCTAGGGTAACAAgggacataaaaataaaaataaatacataaaataagTGAAACTGTGTTGATACTTCCCAGCACAAGGCCAGGGTTAGGAATTTTTCTCATCATGCAGTTTCTTTCTTGCACTTCCCTTCATTATCTTAACTAATATTTATCGTGCTGGAAAATTGAAGGGTGATTCTGACTTTTACCGTAGTGTGTTGCTTACCCCACACACAGCCACTTGCATGATGGCATCAAACCCCCCCTCGGGAGAGTCTAGATTTCCAGAGATTTGCTGTTGGCCCACCAGGGTGTTGAACTGCTTGCCATCGCTGGTCAGGTTGAGGACGTTTCTGTAGCTGAATGGACTGGTGCAGTTCTGGTCGCCTGTGCACGGGTTCAGCAGCTTGGCCGGGGTAGTGCTGATGTATGGCATCACTGTCTTTTCCACAAACGAGCCAAAACCTTTCAAGACAGGCGGACTTAGAAATTCACTTTAGCTGACTGTTGGATTGATCTTTCCTAACATTTAGAAAAGGTTGACCTCTGAACTGTTTCATATTTTATGTGTCTCTCCAGGTCACAAGAAGGGCCTTCAAACATGGAtggtatttaaaataaaaacttggTCACTCAAAGTCCATATTCATCTGAGTGCTGTAACAACTAATGGTCCTGGTGAAGACAACCAGAGGAgtttgaagtgtgtgtttgtgtgtgtgtgtttgttggtccAGCAGCCTGATGTAAAATTTCTATGTCACTACATGTGAACGTCCTCACCTATCTGGAAGTCAGAAGTGATCTTTGACATCTTCTGCATCAGACTTGTTCCCAGGTTCTTCACATTCTCCAGATCATCCTTCATTGAGTATGACAGGTCCATCAGGTAGTACAGGTCAATCGGGTAATCTTCTGCTCGTTTGAACTTCAAGTCAAAGGTCTGGGGCTCCCCTAAAGTTATTGTTCAACAGGAAGAAGTAGCATACGATCATTGGCGAGTGATCACAGTTCTTAAGAGCCGCAGAAAATATTGGCTGAAAGGTTCCTCACCCGATCGAAGGGTGAGGTTGAGCTTCTGTGGCTGGATTTGGGTGATTTCATGTGGCTGcagtttttctcctccttttttgcGGTTTGTTACCGGTTTGTTTCTCAGGAtcttcctctccccttttgGGCTTTCAATCATGTCCACATTACAGCCTCTTTTTACCAGAGACTGCAGCTCATCACAGCGGGTCGACACCGCCTCACCCTGCTTCAGG
Proteins encoded in this window:
- the LOC101067303 gene encoding integrin beta-1-like, encoding MDLRLLLISTLLGTFYNSYAQKEGNECIIASAKHCGECIQAGAKCGWCKDPAFLKQGEAVSTRCDELQSLVKRGCNVDMIESPKGERKILRNKPVTNRKKGGEKLQPHEITQIQPQKLNLTLRSGEPQTFDLKFKRAEDYPIDLYYLMDLSYSMKDDLENVKNLGTSLMQKMSKITSDFQIGFGSFVEKTVMPYISTTPAKLLNPCTGDQNCTSPFSYRNVLNLTSDGKQFNTLVGQQQISGNLDSPEGGFDAIMQVAVCGNLIGWRDVTRLLVFSTDAGFHFAGDGKLGGIVLPNDGKCHLEDNVYTMSHYYDYPSIAHLVQKLSDNNIQTIFAVTEEFQPVYQELKNLIPKSAVGTLSANSSNVINLIIDAYNSLSSEVILENSKLPSGVTITYTSRCKNGVVNGGENGRKCSNISIGDEVTFSISVTSKGCPNEGMSDTIKIKPLGFTEELEITLNFICGCDCQKVGINKSPLCHSNGTYECGDCRCEDGHVGRECECSSNDVATEDMDRTCRKDNTTDICSNSGDCVCGTCECKNRDNPEERYSGQFCECDNFSCDRSGNKLCGGHGRCECRVCVCDLMWAGSACDCSLDNTTCMASNKQICNGRGTCDCGICKCTDPKFQGPTCEICPTCPGVCTEHKECVQCRTFGTGEKKDTCEKDCSYFTLIKVKDRDKLPQPNDAAYPVMHCKERDANDCWFYYTYAVNNNTVKEVHVVDSLDCPAGPDIIPIVAGVVAGIVLIGLALLLIWKLLMIIHDRREFAKFEKEKMNAKWDTGENPIYKSAVTTVVNPKYEGKC